The Coraliomargarita parva genome contains a region encoding:
- a CDS encoding RidA family protein: protein MTTEQRLSELGIELPAAPAPAGNYVPALQIGNLLYLSGAICLVNGEMTHTGKVGADRDLAYGQAAARVCALNLLAVAKAHVGNLDKIQRVVQINGFVNGVPGFADSPAVINGASDLLVEILGERGRHTRAAVAVTGLPKDTTVEIQAVMEID, encoded by the coding sequence ATGACTACCGAACAGCGCCTCTCCGAACTCGGCATCGAACTGCCAGCCGCACCGGCCCCGGCCGGCAATTATGTCCCGGCCCTACAGATAGGGAACCTCCTGTACCTCTCGGGCGCCATCTGTCTGGTCAACGGCGAGATGACCCATACCGGTAAAGTCGGCGCCGACCGCGACCTGGCCTATGGACAAGCGGCTGCCCGCGTCTGCGCACTCAATCTGCTCGCCGTTGCGAAAGCGCATGTCGGCAACCTGGACAAGATCCAGCGGGTGGTCCAGATCAACGGCTTCGTCAACGGCGTGCCCGGCTTTGCCGACAGTCCGGCGGTCATCAACGGTGCCTCCGACCTTCTAGTCGAGATCCTCGGTGAACGCGGTCGCCATACGCGCGCGGCAGTCGCCGTCACCGGCCTGCCCAAAGATACGACAGTTGAGATACAAGCCGTCATGGAAATCGATTAA
- a CDS encoding succinate dehydrogenase cytochrome b subunit — translation MSTQCCFLKSTIGRKILMALTGLVLVLFVLGHMLGNLQIFLGPDVINAYAYKLHHVLPTSALWAIRVFLLACVGIHIWMAVWLTLDNRKARPERYAEDKPVQASYASRTMRMSGVILLAFIVFHVAHYTARVVPSMEYNEASVLSPNSVPLIKHGHEVIKNAEPVSTFNVYDMMVDGFQVWWVSIFYVIATGLLCLHLTHGVSSMFQSVGLRNKLWRKRLDVVALLYGWVVFLGFAIIPIACMTGILKNDARFIDDAAAAAPAVEHILEQH, via the coding sequence ATGTCCACACAGTGTTGTTTCCTAAAGTCCACAATCGGACGTAAAATCCTGATGGCCCTAACCGGCTTGGTGCTCGTGCTCTTCGTGCTCGGGCACATGCTCGGTAATCTCCAGATTTTCCTGGGGCCAGATGTCATTAATGCGTATGCTTACAAGCTGCACCATGTCCTGCCGACTTCGGCGCTTTGGGCGATCCGGGTTTTCCTGCTGGCTTGTGTGGGCATCCACATCTGGATGGCTGTCTGGCTGACTCTGGACAACCGGAAGGCCCGTCCGGAACGCTATGCCGAAGACAAGCCGGTTCAGGCCAGCTACGCTTCCCGTACTATGCGGATGAGCGGTGTGATCCTGCTGGCTTTCATTGTCTTCCATGTCGCGCACTACACTGCCCGTGTGGTGCCCAGCATGGAGTACAACGAGGCTTCGGTCCTGAGTCCGAACAGTGTGCCGTTGATCAAGCATGGTCATGAGGTGATCAAGAACGCCGAGCCTGTCTCCACTTTCAATGTCTACGACATGATGGTCGACGGCTTCCAGGTCTGGTGGGTTTCGATCTTCTATGTGATCGCGACCGGTCTGCTTTGTCTGCACCTGACTCACGGTGTCAGTAGCATGTTCCAGTCGGTGGGGCTTCGCAATAAGCTCTGGCGTAAGCGCCTGGATGTCGTGGCCCTGCTGTACGGCTGGGTTGTTTTCCTCGGTTTTGCGATTATCCCGATCGCGTGCATGACCGGTATCCTGAAGAACGATGCTCGTTTCATCGACGATGCAGCTGCGGCTGCTCCGGCTGTCGAGCACATCCTTGAGCAACACTAA
- a CDS encoding ATP-binding protein — protein MLKIEQISLREYVAHSTTIDADRSIEEAFDLSREMDVQYMAVMRNGHLIGLCSAQRINQALSSRHGHAVYAQKAVRHFMVTDPFLIHENADLKQILNLLFNRSKDCFYDDILFIDQDNHFVGLIPMEALIRLQHEILVEQLKFTEDRRDSLSRANRELARLASELESANLELTAARNEAEQATRLKSAFLANMSHEIRTPMNGVIGMLSLLKDTELDEEQSELVETAEVSADTLLRIINDILDLSKIEAGKLEVMEELFDPKQLVESCLFLYNEQARKKKITLTMECGQLPEALIGDAIRIRQILTNLISNAVKFTNEGGVLVRTTTSPAKKGRINFEISISDTGIGISEASRNRLFQPFVQEDGSTSRMFGGTGLGLSISRRLAELMDGRVDCESEVGVGSIFKMTLPLLKYRLKGTAPDRLQRLPEPESTQGSTASKNTPPIAAEQGKRIRALIVEDNLVNQKVAKHFLERMNCLTEFAGSGEEALQKLESNSYDLVFMDCQMPEMDGFEAARRIRNGDCGHSVRDVFISAMTANAMQGDRERCLQAGMDAYIAKPLRKEDFIKVLALFKSTRIDIVETP, from the coding sequence ATGCTGAAGATCGAACAGATTTCACTTAGGGAATATGTTGCGCACTCAACCACGATTGATGCAGACCGTTCCATTGAGGAAGCGTTCGACTTGTCCCGGGAAATGGACGTGCAATACATGGCCGTGATGCGCAACGGCCACCTGATCGGGCTCTGCTCGGCCCAGCGAATCAACCAAGCGCTCAGTTCCCGGCACGGCCATGCCGTTTACGCACAAAAGGCGGTCAGGCACTTCATGGTCACAGACCCCTTTCTCATCCATGAAAACGCCGACCTGAAGCAGATCCTTAACCTGCTGTTCAACCGCAGCAAAGACTGCTTTTACGACGATATTCTTTTTATCGACCAGGACAACCACTTTGTCGGGCTCATCCCGATGGAAGCACTGATCCGCCTGCAGCACGAGATTTTGGTGGAACAACTCAAGTTCACGGAAGACCGGCGAGACAGCCTCAGCCGCGCCAACCGCGAACTCGCCCGGCTGGCCTCCGAACTGGAATCCGCCAATCTGGAATTAACGGCGGCGCGCAATGAGGCGGAACAGGCAACCCGCCTGAAAAGCGCCTTCCTCGCCAATATGAGCCATGAAATCCGCACCCCGATGAACGGGGTGATCGGCATGCTCTCGCTCCTCAAGGACACGGAGCTGGATGAGGAGCAATCCGAACTCGTTGAAACCGCTGAAGTCAGCGCCGACACCCTGCTCCGTATCATCAACGACATCCTCGACCTGTCCAAAATCGAAGCTGGCAAGCTTGAGGTCATGGAAGAACTCTTCGACCCAAAGCAACTGGTGGAAAGCTGCCTCTTCCTCTACAATGAGCAGGCTCGAAAGAAGAAAATCACATTAACGATGGAATGCGGCCAATTACCGGAAGCGCTGATCGGCGACGCGATCCGCATCCGGCAAATCCTGACTAATTTAATCAGTAATGCGGTCAAGTTCACCAACGAAGGCGGGGTCCTCGTACGCACCACGACTTCACCTGCCAAGAAAGGACGAATCAATTTCGAAATAAGCATTAGCGATACGGGGATTGGCATCTCCGAAGCGAGCCGAAACCGGCTTTTTCAACCCTTCGTCCAAGAAGACGGCTCCACGTCACGCATGTTCGGAGGCACAGGACTTGGACTTTCCATCTCACGCAGGCTGGCGGAGCTCATGGATGGTCGGGTCGACTGCGAAAGCGAGGTCGGGGTCGGGTCCATATTCAAGATGACCTTGCCCCTTCTCAAGTACCGGCTGAAAGGCACTGCGCCGGACCGGCTCCAACGGTTGCCGGAGCCGGAATCGACACAAGGCAGCACAGCCAGCAAGAATACACCGCCGATTGCAGCGGAACAAGGCAAGCGGATCCGCGCATTGATTGTAGAAGACAATCTCGTCAACCAAAAGGTCGCAAAGCATTTCCTGGAACGCATGAATTGCCTGACCGAGTTTGCCGGCAGCGGAGAGGAAGCCCTTCAGAAACTCGAATCGAACTCCTATGACCTCGTCTTCATGGACTGCCAAATGCCGGAGATGGATGGCTTTGAAGCCGCACGCAGGATACGAAACGGAGACTGCGGCCACTCGGTACGGGACGTTTTCATCTCAGCCATGACTGCCAATGCCATGCAAGGAGACCGTGAGCGTTGCCTGCAGGCCGGCATGGATGCCTACATCGCCAAACCCTTACGAAAAGAGGACTTCATCAAGGTCCTGGCGCTGTTCAAAAGCACACGGATCGACATCGTCGAAACTCCCTAA
- a CDS encoding dicarboxylate/amino acid:cation symporter produces MTANPIRWSLHWQILLALLLSLLFGLLILPSMGDAAGSMETTCTFLGKLFMNALKMIIVPLIVASIISGVMRLGADKGVGRMGLKTLIYYTFSGAVAVIVGLLVVNLIGPGRVDPETAGAMLGKGAETASLQGLMGKVEGKGASDIVEIFLRMFPPNIVQAATDNGQLLGVITFSILFGIFIGKLKPEQQAAQHLFWDSTQEVMLKLTEFIIRFAPIGVFGLVTPVIYHAPFEELAGAILMFFLTVFLALSIHFFINLGLVLKFVGKIKPQDHYKGMAPVLLTAFSTASSSATLPLTMDTVEERAGVSNRTCSFTLPLGATVNMDGTALYECVVVIFIAQLYAAAGGVALTLGQQLLVVFLALTTSIGVAGIPSASLVAISVILPAVGLPVEAIGVVWVTDRILDMCRTAVNVFSDTVGAVIIARTEGEAPYENLELPISNAEH; encoded by the coding sequence ATGACAGCCAACCCTATACGCTGGAGCTTGCACTGGCAAATTCTGCTGGCCCTCCTGCTCTCCCTACTCTTCGGACTGCTCATCCTGCCATCCATGGGCGATGCGGCCGGCTCCATGGAGACCACTTGCACCTTCCTGGGCAAACTTTTCATGAATGCCCTGAAGATGATCATCGTGCCATTGATCGTCGCCTCCATCATCAGCGGCGTCATGCGTCTGGGAGCAGACAAAGGCGTCGGCCGAATGGGCCTGAAGACACTGATTTATTACACTTTCAGCGGTGCCGTTGCGGTAATCGTCGGCCTGCTCGTGGTCAATCTGATCGGTCCGGGCAGAGTGGACCCGGAAACCGCCGGCGCCATGTTGGGCAAGGGCGCGGAAACCGCCTCCCTCCAGGGCTTGATGGGCAAAGTCGAAGGCAAGGGAGCCTCCGATATCGTGGAAATCTTCCTGCGTATGTTTCCACCGAATATCGTACAAGCCGCCACCGACAACGGCCAGCTCCTTGGCGTCATTACGTTTTCCATTCTGTTCGGCATCTTCATCGGCAAGCTAAAACCGGAACAGCAGGCGGCCCAGCACTTATTCTGGGACAGCACCCAGGAAGTCATGCTAAAGCTGACCGAGTTTATCATCCGCTTCGCGCCAATCGGCGTCTTCGGCCTGGTGACACCGGTCATCTACCACGCCCCCTTTGAGGAACTCGCCGGCGCCATCCTGATGTTCTTCCTCACCGTCTTCCTCGCCCTCTCGATCCATTTCTTCATCAACCTCGGCCTTGTCCTGAAATTCGTCGGCAAGATCAAACCGCAGGATCATTACAAAGGGATGGCTCCGGTTCTGCTGACGGCCTTTTCCACCGCCAGTTCATCCGCCACCTTGCCCCTGACTATGGATACGGTGGAAGAACGGGCCGGCGTCTCGAACCGGACCTGTTCCTTCACCCTGCCTCTGGGGGCAACCGTCAATATGGACGGCACCGCCCTGTATGAGTGCGTCGTGGTCATTTTCATCGCCCAGCTCTATGCCGCCGCCGGCGGCGTCGCCCTGACACTCGGACAACAACTACTGGTCGTGTTCCTCGCTCTCACCACCAGCATCGGGGTCGCCGGGATTCCATCGGCCAGTTTGGTCGCAATTTCGGTCATTCTGCCGGCGGTCGGCCTACCGGTGGAAGCCATCGGGGTGGTCTGGGTCACCGACCGCATCCTCGACATGTGTCGTACCGCGGTCAATGTCTTCAGCGATACGGTTGGAGCAGTGATTATTGCCAGGACGGAAGGTGAAGCACCGTATGAGAACCTCGAACTTCCAATATCGAACGCCGAACACTGA
- the rsmA gene encoding 16S rRNA (adenine(1518)-N(6)/adenine(1519)-N(6))-dimethyltransferase RsmA, with the protein MPLSPSQTRELLAQIDHLPNKKLGQNFLIDGNIVRKSIELAEIGPGSRVVEVGPGLGTLTQAILGSGAELWAVERDRTLASHIRERIQPSHTRLHLTEGDCLDHPRAELPEDTSSFRIVANLPYAVSTPWMDAVLSGPLPERMVLMLQKEAADRYVAPCGNKTFGAISIFLQAAYKLHSQHLVSANCFYPAPKVDSTLIRLDLKDQPSVLPAPVKDCIRRIFTQRRKQLGALCRKDPYQPATEWFSSLVKKGYSPTVRPEEIPTGEWVNLSKH; encoded by the coding sequence ATGCCCTTAAGCCCAAGCCAGACTCGCGAACTGCTCGCCCAGATCGACCATCTCCCCAACAAGAAACTGGGGCAGAACTTCCTGATCGACGGTAATATCGTGCGCAAATCCATCGAGCTTGCGGAAATCGGTCCCGGCAGCCGCGTCGTGGAAGTCGGTCCGGGACTCGGCACGCTCACACAAGCGATTCTGGGCAGCGGCGCAGAACTCTGGGCAGTGGAACGGGATCGCACCCTCGCCTCACACATCCGCGAGCGGATCCAGCCCAGCCACACACGCCTTCATTTGACCGAAGGTGACTGCCTCGACCATCCCCGGGCAGAGCTGCCCGAAGATACAAGTAGTTTCCGCATCGTGGCAAACCTGCCCTATGCCGTTTCCACACCCTGGATGGATGCCGTCCTGTCAGGTCCGCTACCGGAGCGCATGGTCCTGATGCTGCAAAAGGAGGCCGCAGACCGCTACGTCGCGCCCTGCGGCAACAAAACCTTCGGTGCAATTTCCATCTTCCTGCAGGCGGCCTACAAGTTACACAGCCAGCATCTCGTTTCCGCCAACTGCTTCTATCCGGCACCGAAAGTCGATTCCACCTTGATCCGCCTGGACCTAAAGGATCAGCCCTCCGTCCTGCCCGCGCCGGTCAAGGATTGCATCCGGCGCATCTTCACCCAACGCCGCAAGCAATTAGGCGCACTTTGCCGAAAAGACCCCTACCAACCCGCAACCGAATGGTTTTCCAGCTTAGTCAAAAAAGGGTATAGCCCCACCGTGCGACCGGAGGAGATTCCAACCGGCGAATGGGTCAATTTATCGAAACATTGA
- a CDS encoding indole-3-glycerol phosphate synthase TrpC gives MDKLAEIMAAKRHDLKDRIRPVHERELERLGQLQTQGGSFLEALARKDRLSVIAEIKRRSPSAGQIAAAELDAVEQARTYINAEADCLSVLTDTDYFGGSLQDLWDVVEFLECHNRKTPCLRKDFMVHPVQVVEAAEAGARCILIIVRALEDDEIKALRDAAGIAGLDILYEIHEERELEKALRFDPKIVGVNNRDLKRFKTDVGVSEMLIPLIPDGIVKVSESGIFEVEDAERARACGADAILVGEALMKAEDPEELLEAFHNA, from the coding sequence ATGGATAAACTCGCAGAAATCATGGCCGCCAAGCGGCACGACCTGAAAGACCGCATCCGCCCCGTGCACGAGCGCGAACTGGAACGTCTGGGGCAACTACAGACCCAGGGTGGAAGTTTCCTCGAAGCACTGGCACGGAAGGACCGCCTGTCCGTTATTGCGGAGATCAAGCGACGCTCCCCATCGGCAGGCCAGATCGCGGCGGCAGAACTGGACGCCGTGGAACAGGCCCGCACTTACATCAACGCCGAAGCCGATTGCCTCTCGGTCCTGACCGATACCGATTATTTCGGAGGCAGCCTGCAAGACCTCTGGGACGTCGTGGAATTCCTCGAATGCCACAACCGGAAGACCCCCTGCCTGCGCAAGGACTTCATGGTACACCCCGTACAGGTCGTCGAAGCAGCCGAAGCGGGCGCCCGCTGCATCCTCATTATCGTGCGCGCCTTGGAGGATGATGAAATCAAGGCCCTGCGCGACGCAGCGGGCATCGCCGGCCTGGACATCCTCTACGAGATCCATGAAGAGCGCGAACTGGAGAAGGCCCTACGCTTCGACCCGAAAATCGTCGGCGTCAACAACCGCGACCTCAAGCGGTTCAAGACCGATGTCGGCGTATCCGAAATGCTAATACCGCTCATTCCAGACGGAATCGTCAAAGTCAGCGAAAGCGGCATTTTCGAAGTGGAAGACGCCGAACGCGCCCGTGCCTGCGGCGCCGACGCCATACTTGTCGGCGAAGCCCTCATGAAAGCGGAAGATCCCGAAGAGTTGCTGGAAGCATTTCACAACGCCTAA
- a CDS encoding DUF5069 domain-containing protein encodes MENYSYQKRLKAIWEQAVQLYRDGNREPDSYFDADTLASMALIGLNTMDVYDYAEDYVCGGEPDFETFLMVCEARRDYFLTIQKGLHSNQKLDPATLPAKDAEVSGIVWLPRILPKARAKLRGELPPETMYGCGGDRNFFKTNNIHPAEFLRAVWAYEQDDARIIEWVGARRAAVTLETAS; translated from the coding sequence ATGGAAAATTACAGCTACCAAAAGAGACTCAAGGCCATATGGGAGCAAGCCGTCCAACTCTACCGGGACGGCAACCGCGAACCGGACAGCTATTTCGACGCCGACACCCTGGCCAGCATGGCCTTAATCGGCCTCAACACAATGGACGTCTATGACTACGCGGAAGACTACGTTTGCGGAGGCGAACCGGACTTCGAAACCTTCCTCATGGTTTGTGAAGCCCGCCGCGACTATTTCCTCACCATCCAGAAAGGGCTCCATTCCAACCAAAAGCTCGACCCGGCCACGCTTCCAGCCAAGGACGCCGAGGTCAGCGGCATCGTCTGGCTCCCCCGAATCCTCCCCAAGGCCCGTGCCAAGCTCCGCGGCGAGCTCCCGCCCGAGACAATGTACGGCTGCGGCGGTGACCGGAACTTTTTCAAGACCAACAACATCCACCCCGCAGAATTCCTACGCGCCGTCTGGGCTTACGAGCAGGACGACGCACGGATCATCGAGTGGGTCGGCGCACGCCGCGCGGCGGTGACGCTCGAAACTGCGTCTTGA
- a CDS encoding CTP synthase yields the protein MKYIFITGGVVSSLGKGLTAGAIGALLEQRGLRVRMQKFDPYLNVDPGTMSPFQHGEVYVLDDGAETDLDLGHYERFTSGKLSRLNNLTSGQVYENVIQKERRGDYLGATVQVIPHVTNEIKERIYAGGGDDVDVLITELGGTIGDIEGLPFLEAMRQFALEVGHNDVLFLHCTLLPYLKAAGELKTKPSQQSVAKLREIGIQPDILVCRTEKPMTNEMRQKLSLFCNVPVKAVIEECDVETSIYELPLALKAENVDDLIVSHLQLDAPDNEMKAWHDVVRRLKAPSHKVEIGVVGKYIELQDAYKSVYESITHAGIANDTAVRIVRLDAEEIEKNPEKHLASLDGILIPGGFGDRGTEGKIAAAKFARENGTPYFGLCLGMQIAVIEYARHVAGLEDANSTEFDPKTPHPVIDIMADQKDLTTKGGNMRLGACPCQLLDDSFSFHAYGKTEIQERHRHRYEFNNLYREKLEEAGMRVAGINPERDLVEIVEIPEHPWFVAVQFHPEFQSKPHQAHPLFANFIAAALKYKK from the coding sequence ATGAAGTATATTTTTATAACCGGCGGAGTGGTTTCCTCTCTCGGCAAAGGCCTGACCGCAGGTGCCATTGGTGCGCTTCTGGAGCAACGCGGCTTGCGCGTGCGCATGCAGAAGTTTGATCCCTACCTGAACGTAGACCCCGGCACAATGAGCCCGTTCCAGCACGGTGAAGTCTATGTATTGGACGATGGCGCTGAAACCGACCTCGACTTGGGGCACTATGAGCGCTTTACCTCCGGCAAACTGAGCCGCTTGAACAACCTGACCTCCGGGCAGGTCTACGAAAATGTGATCCAGAAAGAGCGCCGCGGCGATTACCTCGGCGCAACGGTGCAGGTCATTCCACACGTGACCAATGAGATCAAGGAACGCATCTATGCGGGAGGCGGCGATGACGTGGACGTGCTCATCACCGAACTGGGGGGCACAATTGGAGACATTGAGGGCCTGCCTTTCCTCGAAGCCATGCGCCAGTTCGCTCTGGAAGTCGGGCACAACGACGTGCTTTTCCTACACTGCACCCTGCTCCCCTACCTGAAGGCCGCCGGCGAACTGAAGACCAAGCCCAGCCAGCAAAGCGTCGCCAAATTGCGCGAAATCGGCATCCAACCGGACATTCTGGTCTGCCGCACGGAAAAGCCGATGACCAATGAGATGCGTCAAAAGCTATCCCTCTTTTGTAATGTACCGGTCAAGGCCGTGATTGAGGAGTGCGACGTGGAAACCTCCATTTACGAACTACCTCTGGCACTCAAAGCTGAAAATGTGGACGACCTCATTGTCTCTCACCTCCAGTTGGATGCGCCCGACAACGAGATGAAGGCCTGGCACGATGTGGTTCGCCGCCTCAAGGCGCCCAGCCACAAAGTCGAAATCGGAGTGGTGGGCAAGTACATCGAGTTGCAGGATGCCTACAAGTCGGTCTACGAATCGATCACCCACGCAGGCATCGCCAACGACACCGCCGTGCGCATTGTCCGACTCGACGCGGAAGAAATCGAAAAGAACCCGGAAAAACACCTCGCATCTCTCGACGGCATCCTGATTCCCGGCGGATTTGGAGACCGCGGCACCGAAGGAAAGATTGCGGCTGCCAAGTTCGCCCGCGAGAATGGCACCCCCTACTTCGGACTTTGCCTGGGCATGCAGATCGCGGTGATCGAATACGCCCGCCACGTGGCAGGCCTGGAAGACGCCAACAGCACCGAGTTCGATCCCAAAACACCGCATCCGGTCATCGACATCATGGCCGACCAAAAGGATTTGACCACCAAGGGCGGCAACATGCGCCTCGGCGCCTGTCCCTGCCAGTTGCTCGACGACAGCTTCAGCTTCCACGCCTACGGCAAAACGGAAATCCAGGAGCGCCACCGCCACCGCTACGAATTCAACAACCTTTATCGCGAAAAGCTTGAAGAGGCCGGCATGCGCGTTGCCGGCATCAACCCGGAACGCGACTTGGTGGAAATTGTCGAAATCCCGGAACACCCCTGGTTTGTTGCGGTACAGTTCCACCCGGAATTCCAGTCCAAGCCACATCAAGCACACCCGCTCTTCGCCAATTTCATCGCCGCAGCCCTGAAATACAAGAAGTAA
- a CDS encoding S1C family serine protease, translating into MTAKLPLLLGLLLAGLIRIHAAPPEQAVVQIVNYTQRPDWVEPWRFSRISGGLGSGFVIEGERILTNAHVVSWSKQLIVHRYQDPRPYRAEIEYIGHDCDLAVLKVADPQFFEGIEPLPIGELPEVRSTVTTYGYPTGGRQISYTRGVISRIEMQLYAHIYNRSFLAVQTDAAINPGNSGGPAIQNGQVVGVSFQGKPDLENAGFFIPPGIIRHFLEDIEDGQYDGFPDAGISTMSLINPAHRASLKLPQDDIGVRIDHLLHPFPETHQRLRENDVILAVSGYPVDSDGMIRYKGNRVHAAVLFDQIQHGEQISLKIWREGSEHTIDLPIYANREDRISGNQYHAPPYLLVGGLVFTELSSNYFGSLGRDWRKKVSPEVVYALHYRDIQSESIARSKPVVLSKILKHPSNLDFGISPGSVLKEVNGVEIHSMRDLQQALNASTDKFHRFRFLSGHEEALQIEAAQAADAALIRQYNIPATHRMEDDDA; encoded by the coding sequence ATGACTGCCAAGCTACCCCTCCTTCTGGGCCTGCTGCTCGCCGGCTTGATCCGAATCCATGCCGCCCCGCCCGAACAGGCTGTCGTCCAGATTGTCAATTATACCCAGCGCCCGGACTGGGTCGAGCCCTGGCGTTTCAGCCGTATCAGCGGCGGATTAGGCAGCGGCTTCGTCATCGAAGGGGAGCGCATCCTGACGAATGCACACGTAGTAAGCTGGTCAAAGCAATTGATTGTCCACCGCTACCAGGACCCCCGGCCTTACCGCGCGGAAATCGAGTATATCGGACATGATTGCGACCTAGCCGTGCTCAAGGTAGCGGATCCGCAGTTTTTCGAGGGGATAGAGCCCTTGCCTATCGGCGAGTTGCCGGAAGTGCGCTCCACCGTGACCACCTACGGCTACCCCACCGGAGGCCGGCAGATTTCCTACACCCGAGGAGTCATTTCAAGGATCGAAATGCAGCTCTACGCCCACATCTACAACCGCAGCTTTCTCGCCGTCCAAACCGATGCAGCCATCAACCCGGGCAACAGCGGTGGCCCCGCCATCCAGAACGGCCAAGTGGTCGGCGTCTCCTTCCAGGGCAAACCCGACCTTGAAAATGCCGGCTTCTTCATTCCTCCCGGCATTATCCGGCACTTTCTTGAAGACATCGAGGACGGCCAGTACGACGGCTTTCCCGATGCTGGCATCAGCACGATGAGCCTGATCAATCCGGCCCACCGAGCCTCCCTCAAACTGCCACAGGACGATATCGGTGTCCGAATCGACCACCTCTTGCACCCCTTTCCGGAAACCCACCAACGACTGAGGGAAAATGATGTTATCCTGGCAGTCTCCGGCTACCCGGTCGACAGCGACGGCATGATCCGCTACAAGGGCAACCGTGTCCACGCGGCAGTGCTTTTCGACCAAATCCAGCATGGCGAACAAATCAGCCTGAAGATTTGGCGAGAGGGATCGGAGCATACCATCGATCTCCCGATCTACGCGAACCGCGAGGATCGAATTTCCGGCAATCAATACCACGCGCCGCCCTACTTGCTGGTCGGCGGACTGGTCTTCACCGAACTGAGCAGCAACTACTTCGGATCGCTCGGTCGCGACTGGCGAAAGAAAGTCAGCCCTGAAGTCGTTTACGCACTGCACTACCGCGATATCCAGTCCGAATCGATTGCCCGCAGCAAGCCAGTCGTCTTATCGAAGATCCTCAAGCACCCGAGTAATCTCGACTTCGGCATTAGCCCGGGTTCGGTCCTCAAGGAAGTCAACGGCGTCGAAATTCATTCCATGCGCGACCTCCAGCAGGCACTCAATGCCAGCACAGACAAGTTCCATCGCTTCCGCTTCCTGTCCGGACACGAGGAAGCACTTCAAATCGAGGCCGCTCAGGCCGCTGACGCTGCCCTTATTCGGCAGTACAACATCCCTGCCACACACAGAATGGAGGACGACGATGCTTAA